One Bacillota bacterium genomic window carries:
- a CDS encoding phosphatidylserine decarboxylase: MLVVITTIIAAVALLILGLVWFLRRIWFYRDPVRIPPGDEDAILAPADGKLIYARRFENGEVYSEKLGQRIPISEISKMDFAMGESGWMIGIYMTPLDVHFNYAPISGKVCRIVHTQAALNLPMLDMWEYIRLTYLRKAVDLFGRKYHLLNERNTLFIEGDRLKLAVVEIADKFINKIRCFVTEGDVVKAGQKLSFIERGSQVDLVIPVTPGAEADIEIVARVGEQVYGGKTIIARISPAAGSAAKPA; encoded by the coding sequence ATGCTCGTCGTTATCACAACTATTATCGCGGCCGTGGCGCTTTTGATCCTGGGCCTTGTGTGGTTTTTGAGGCGCATCTGGTTTTACCGTGATCCTGTGAGGATCCCGCCTGGTGATGAGGATGCGATCCTCGCCCCGGCAGACGGCAAGCTGATCTACGCGCGCAGGTTCGAGAACGGCGAGGTTTACTCGGAGAAACTCGGCCAGAGGATCCCCATATCTGAGATTTCAAAGATGGACTTCGCTATGGGGGAATCCGGCTGGATGATTGGGATATACATGACACCGCTGGATGTACATTTCAATTATGCACCCATATCAGGGAAAGTATGCCGTATAGTCCATACTCAGGCTGCTCTTAACCTGCCGATGCTGGACATGTGGGAGTATATAAGACTCACATATCTCCGGAAGGCCGTTGACCTTTTCGGCCGCAAATATCATCTACTGAATGAGCGGAATACCCTGTTCATCGAGGGAGATAGGCTCAAGCTGGCCGTGGTGGAAATAGCTGATAAGTTCATCAATAAAATCAGGTGCTTCGTGACCGAGGGGGATGTAGTCAAGGCCGGACAGAAGCTTTCATTTATAGAAAGGGGTTCACAAGTAGACCTAGTAATCCCTGTAACACCAGGGGCGGAGGCTGACATCGAGATTGTGGCCAGGGTGGGGGAGCAGGTGTACGGCGGAAAGACTATAATCGCGCGTATTAGCCCCGCCGCAGGGTCAGCCGCGAAGCCGGCTTGA
- a CDS encoding DedA family protein, with product MQQVMLLFHHYGYLLIFAVLALEGTGMPGIPLEIVFLGAGYFIQSGRMSFLLAVVAAASGNIAGNIIGYFVGAAGRNLVIARDDEDEVRARAREGNYKHRFRFLRSRFIRSRDLVMIKRWFEKYGAFTVFISRWFGPIRTPAILAAGFIGLDMRKYLAASIMAASTWCFVWQLAAWKLGVGVLKFMRARTYLEVLGMRPFLWLLIAIVVLVLVGGYLYVLWRGSIRWRNRP from the coding sequence TTGCAGCAGGTGATGTTGCTTTTTCATCACTATGGTTACTTGCTCATATTTGCCGTCCTGGCACTGGAGGGCACCGGCATGCCAGGCATCCCCCTGGAGATCGTGTTTCTCGGAGCAGGTTATTTTATTCAGAGCGGCCGCATGAGCTTCCTGCTGGCGGTGGTCGCCGCAGCGTCGGGCAATATCGCCGGCAACATCATAGGCTATTTTGTCGGAGCCGCAGGCCGAAACCTGGTAATTGCCAGGGATGACGAAGACGAGGTTCGGGCACGGGCACGGGAAGGCAACTACAAACATCGCTTCAGATTTCTTCGTTCAAGATTTATTCGATCAAGAGACCTCGTCATGATCAAGAGATGGTTTGAAAAGTATGGGGCCTTTACTGTGTTTATCAGCCGCTGGTTCGGCCCGATTCGCACCCCCGCCATCCTGGCAGCTGGCTTCATAGGCCTGGATATGCGGAAATACCTGGCCGCGTCTATCATGGCTGCGTCCACATGGTGTTTTGTATGGCAACTTGCAGCATGGAAGTTGGGAGTCGGGGTCCTGAAATTCATGCGAGCCCGCACATATCTCGAGGTTTTGGGCATGCGACCCTTTCTTTGGCTCTTAATTGCCATCGTAGTGCTGGTCCTGGTCGGCGGTTACCTTTACGTGCTGTGGCGCGGGAGTATTCGTTGGCGTAACCGCCCCTAA
- a CDS encoding glutamine amidotransferase, protein MKLTICHLYPDLMNTYGDRGNMITLYRRALWRGIEVEVVPVSIGENLDFRAFDLIFFGGGQDKEQRLVCQDLVALKKGSLIDAIEDGVVVLAVCGGYQLLGEYYRTLGGEELPGVGALDIRTEAGSKRFIGNVVIESQLPLEGVPTLWGTPTMMGAPTIVGTPIMVGFENHSGRTYLGDKTRPLGRVIVGHGNNGGDGSEGCIYKNTYGTYLHGPLLPKNPHFADYLIQTALSREYNGVRLQPLDDGMELRAHRAAVARARRH, encoded by the coding sequence ATGAAACTCACTATATGTCATCTCTACCCGGATCTTATGAATACCTATGGCGACAGGGGAAATATGATCACGCTCTACAGGAGAGCTTTGTGGCGCGGGATAGAGGTGGAGGTGGTCCCCGTATCCATAGGGGAAAACCTGGATTTTAGGGCCTTCGATCTCATCTTCTTCGGCGGGGGCCAGGATAAGGAGCAGAGGCTCGTATGCCAGGACCTTGTGGCTTTGAAGAAGGGTTCTCTAATCGATGCTATAGAAGATGGCGTCGTTGTCCTCGCCGTGTGCGGCGGTTATCAGCTCCTGGGAGAATATTACCGAACCTTGGGGGGTGAGGAGTTGCCGGGCGTAGGAGCCTTGGATATAAGGACAGAGGCGGGAAGCAAGCGATTCATAGGGAATGTTGTAATAGAGTCGCAATTGCCCCTGGAGGGAGTGCCAACCCTGTGGGGAACGCCAACCATGATGGGAGCACCCACCATAGTTGGGACCCCAATTATGGTGGGTTTTGAGAATCACTCCGGGAGGACCTATCTTGGGGACAAAACGCGCCCGCTTGGGAGGGTGATTGTGGGACATGGCAATAATGGGGGGGACGGTTCAGAGGGTTGCATATACAAGAATACCTACGGCACCTATCTCCATGGCCCCCTCTTGCCGAAGAACCCCCACTTTGCCGATTATCTCATTCAAACCGCCCTGAGCAGGGAGTACAACGGAGTTAGGCTCCAGCCGCTTGACGACGGAATGGAGCTCAGGGCGCACCGTGCTGCGGTTGCGCGCGCTAGAAGACATTAG
- a CDS encoding type II toxin-antitoxin system VapC family toxin, translating to MSICVDASLVLKWLTYEPGSDEALVWLNMHASDEIIAPSFLSLEVASVLRQKTRRAEMTSEESLEALHLLDKLKIRFMWDWTLLERALELAIELDQSTAYDTAYLALAEREECELWTADACFARAASPRYPIVRLLTPHPLSCDSIGWPQ from the coding sequence ATGAGCATCTGCGTAGATGCAAGCTTGGTCTTGAAGTGGCTGACATACGAGCCCGGGAGCGACGAAGCGCTCGTGTGGCTTAATATGCATGCTAGCGACGAGATCATTGCTCCCTCGTTCCTCTCCCTGGAGGTCGCCTCAGTGCTCCGGCAGAAGACACGGCGTGCCGAGATGACCTCGGAGGAAAGCCTGGAGGCGCTCCACCTCCTGGATAAGCTAAAAATCCGGTTCATGTGGGACTGGACCCTTTTGGAGAGAGCCTTAGAACTGGCTATTGAGCTAGACCAGTCCACAGCCTACGATACCGCGTACCTCGCCCTTGCCGAAAGGGAGGAGTGCGAACTGTGGACGGCGGATGCATGCTTCGCGCGCGCTGCGTCACCCCGGTACCCTATTGTTCGGCTTCTGACACCCCATCCGCTGAGCTGCGACTCTATTGGGTGGCCCCAATAG